One window from the genome of Leptospira ryugenii encodes:
- a CDS encoding acyl-CoA thioesterase translates to MPFENRISRYTHFSDLDWNRHVTSRAYERFCYDGRFSLLESLGYPIHSCLEKGIKFVSLDTNVRFQSQQFQNAKLEIHTIGSQGTDRTIYFDQVIYDQNEKKVCSITASAYLIDAEGNRLLLEGIPTQESSPFTRIGKRLPEQNTLKHKMHIPFSDMSCFWNLPSESVWKIFEEGRFLFFKEIIDLNFIHETDSTTFFMGGDIQIHTLPEPGSEILLLSWIECIEKIRFYFRQDILTESGETIASMRDEQLFVQLSTSRPRKAPKEFVELVEPFLEKR, encoded by the coding sequence ATGCCTTTTGAAAACCGCATCTCTCGTTATACGCACTTCTCTGATTTGGATTGGAACCGACATGTCACGAGTCGAGCCTATGAACGGTTTTGTTATGATGGTCGCTTTTCTCTCTTGGAGAGTCTAGGCTACCCCATCCATAGCTGCCTCGAAAAGGGAATCAAATTTGTTTCCTTGGACACAAATGTCCGCTTCCAGAGCCAACAATTCCAAAATGCAAAATTAGAAATCCATACTATCGGCAGCCAAGGTACAGATCGTACCATTTACTTTGACCAAGTTATCTATGACCAGAATGAAAAAAAAGTATGTAGCATCACAGCAAGTGCCTACCTAATTGATGCCGAGGGGAACCGATTGCTTTTGGAGGGCATACCTACTCAGGAGTCCTCCCCATTCACCCGCATTGGGAAACGACTACCAGAGCAAAACACTCTAAAGCACAAAATGCACATTCCATTTAGTGATATGAGTTGTTTTTGGAATCTTCCCTCTGAGTCTGTTTGGAAGATCTTTGAAGAAGGGAGATTTCTTTTCTTTAAAGAAATCATTGATCTAAACTTCATTCATGAAACGGACTCGACTACATTTTTTATGGGCGGGGATATACAAATCCATACACTTCCAGAACCAGGATCCGAGATTCTGCTCTTAAGTTGGATCGAATGCATAGAAAAGATTCGATTTTATTTTAGGCAAGATATCCTTACTGAGTCAGGAGAGACCATTGCAAGTATGAGAGACGAACAGCTATTTGTCCAACTGTCTACTTCTAGGCCAAGAAAAGCTCCGAAAGAGTTTGTGGAACTAGTGGAGCCTTTCCTAGAAAAAAGATAA
- a CDS encoding ABC transporter permease, with protein sequence MKVLSIYKRLLWQETRDRLVTLLLLLTTPFFILFFWSVFGKVKAIQIRIHWEGGADWETSPWMQRAKAKLVDSDTTLCSSETECPSPDLKLYIQSQTSDAKLKVILKTNPHSNISQDSLQTIVMLLQSELLHESQVKFQLETEEVVSKRQKDSQFQQFVPGFLVFSIIMVLFSTAMSVTQERESGNWVRMYLSSTNPIYFHMAQILLQLTNAIFSLSLSLSLAVTLGFHTETPVLFLFIGVLGALPFIGLGICLSAFLETSLQAFLSASFFMFLFLLISGILFPRPTLYFFSLELFSYFPGALLKSIWESGLEEQNFGMKFIVLMAEGICLLGLGGLLFQIQSKQSWNKQENI encoded by the coding sequence ATGAAAGTGTTGAGCATTTACAAACGGCTTCTTTGGCAAGAGACTAGGGACAGGCTGGTCACCTTACTCCTTCTCTTGACAACGCCGTTTTTTATCCTGTTCTTTTGGTCAGTCTTTGGCAAAGTAAAAGCTATTCAAATACGGATACATTGGGAAGGAGGCGCTGACTGGGAAACCTCCCCTTGGATGCAGAGAGCCAAAGCAAAACTCGTAGATTCGGATACCACACTCTGTAGCTCTGAAACAGAGTGCCCAAGTCCCGATCTGAAACTTTACATCCAAAGCCAAACCTCCGATGCAAAATTAAAGGTCATTCTAAAAACAAATCCCCATTCCAATATTAGCCAAGACAGCCTCCAAACGATTGTTATGCTTTTACAATCAGAACTCCTACACGAAAGCCAGGTTAAGTTCCAGCTGGAGACTGAAGAAGTGGTATCTAAAAGGCAAAAGGATTCTCAGTTCCAACAATTTGTCCCTGGGTTTTTGGTTTTTTCCATCATTATGGTCTTGTTCTCTACAGCTATGTCTGTGACACAAGAAAGAGAATCTGGAAATTGGGTTAGAATGTATCTTTCTAGCACAAACCCAATCTATTTCCATATGGCCCAAATTCTTTTACAACTAACAAATGCTATATTTTCTCTAAGCCTCTCCCTATCCCTTGCAGTTACCCTCGGTTTTCACACTGAGACACCTGTCCTATTTCTATTCATTGGTGTTCTTGGAGCCTTACCCTTCATCGGCTTGGGAATTTGTTTGAGTGCCTTTCTAGAGACCAGTTTGCAGGCATTCCTCAGTGCGAGTTTTTTTATGTTTTTATTTTTACTGATCTCTGGAATTTTATTTCCAAGGCCTACTCTCTATTTCTTTTCATTAGAGCTCTTTTCTTACTTTCCAGGAGCCCTCTTAAAAAGCATTTGGGAGTCTGGTTTGGAAGAGCAAAATTTTGGAATGAAATTTATAGTCCTCATGGCAGAAGGTATTTGTTTACTTGGATTAGGTGGCCTTCTCTTCCAAATACAATCCAAACAATCATGGAACAAACAGGAAAACATATGA
- a CDS encoding prenyltransferase — protein MPNLSRWLFALKIKSWPKLLVPSFFGQMMGMYTLQEGSLFLLLNGFLFTFFLLAYIVLLNDYADIHVDTLKRKMFPDAVSPKTIPDGILPKKQVLVVGICSAILCVLVSIWLDIYLQKVYAVLFAILCIVVFAFYSLPPVKLNYRGGGEFLEMMGVGVLLPYFHFSLYVGFLFPTALMFLLSLTGVLSLTSAIASGLSDEESDREGGKTTLVTLLGNDMAKQIIFFIFTLSYFFFLLFFITQSEWNHWVFVSVFILFYLYEWKKIQVLTPKARTNAFEEQRVYKDHIHYLIWFVFFSFSVYALIRFLVEYFGRVC, from the coding sequence ATGCCCAATCTCAGTCGCTGGTTATTCGCCTTAAAAATCAAGAGCTGGCCCAAACTCCTTGTTCCGAGCTTTTTCGGCCAAATGATGGGAATGTATACGTTGCAGGAAGGTTCACTTTTTCTTTTGCTCAATGGCTTTCTCTTTACCTTCTTTCTCTTGGCTTATATTGTTCTATTGAATGATTATGCAGATATCCATGTAGATACTCTGAAAAGAAAAATGTTCCCTGACGCTGTTTCACCAAAAACGATTCCTGATGGGATATTGCCAAAAAAACAAGTGTTAGTTGTTGGAATATGCTCTGCTATACTTTGTGTTTTAGTTTCAATCTGGCTAGATATCTATTTGCAAAAAGTCTATGCGGTCTTGTTTGCCATTCTTTGCATTGTGGTCTTTGCTTTCTATTCTCTACCTCCTGTAAAACTCAATTACCGAGGTGGGGGTGAGTTTTTGGAAATGATGGGTGTAGGTGTATTGTTGCCCTATTTCCATTTTTCTCTGTATGTAGGCTTTCTTTTCCCGACCGCGCTAATGTTTTTACTTTCGCTGACAGGAGTTTTGTCTTTAACAAGCGCTATTGCAAGTGGGCTGAGTGACGAGGAGAGTGATAGAGAAGGTGGAAAAACTACCCTTGTGACCCTCCTTGGCAATGATATGGCAAAGCAGATTATCTTTTTTATATTCACCCTATCCTATTTTTTCTTCTTACTTTTTTTTATTACCCAATCCGAATGGAACCATTGGGTTTTTGTTAGTGTCTTTATCCTCTTCTATCTCTACGAATGGAAAAAAATCCAAGTCCTCACGCCAAAGGCAAGGACCAACGCCTTTGAGGAACAAAGGGTCTATAAGGACCATATCCATTACTTGATTTGGTTTGTTTTTTTTAGTTTTTCGGTGTATGCTCTCATTCGATTTTTAGTGGAGTATTTCGGTCGTGTCTGTTGA
- a CDS encoding ABC transporter ATP-binding protein: MIFSLSKGILLSQKVSDNFISIVTEKETRRLLWVDQVFKNYGNREVLKGISFTLWEGQCLSLLGPNGVGKTSLVKILLSLESFHRGKIEFHEELQVPKSLGYAPQTISYWQKLTVLENLFSLADLYSLPKDKAKLQSEDLLHKLGLWQERDKRIEYLSGGMQRRFNLAMATVHSPKLLILDEPTANLDQESKRLVFTFLEGLLHEGISLLYTSHDLEELSKISDQILFLRNGTVAYTMDTDKYPNRDDRYLFLKQTYTELFGNTVL; the protein is encoded by the coding sequence ATGATTTTTTCACTTAGCAAAGGGATTCTACTTTCTCAAAAAGTGTCTGATAATTTCATTTCAATTGTGACCGAAAAGGAAACAAGAAGATTATTGTGGGTTGACCAGGTTTTCAAAAATTACGGAAACAGGGAGGTCTTAAAAGGTATCTCCTTTACACTTTGGGAAGGCCAATGCCTTTCGCTCCTTGGTCCAAATGGCGTTGGCAAAACAAGCTTAGTCAAAATCCTCTTATCACTGGAATCATTCCATAGAGGAAAGATTGAGTTTCACGAAGAATTACAAGTTCCCAAATCCTTAGGCTACGCACCCCAAACCATTTCCTATTGGCAGAAATTGACCGTATTAGAAAATCTTTTCTCATTAGCAGACCTGTATTCACTTCCCAAAGACAAAGCAAAACTCCAATCTGAAGACCTCCTTCACAAATTGGGTTTGTGGCAAGAAAGAGACAAGCGCATTGAATATCTGTCAGGTGGGATGCAAAGGAGATTCAATCTCGCCATGGCAACAGTCCATTCACCAAAACTTCTCATCCTTGATGAACCCACTGCCAACCTTGACCAAGAAAGCAAACGACTTGTGTTCACATTCTTGGAAGGCTTGTTACACGAAGGGATTTCCCTGTTGTATACTTCACATGATTTGGAAGAACTCTCCAAAATCTCAGATCAAATTCTCTTCCTTCGCAATGGTACGGTTGCGTATACAATGGATACAGACAAATATCCCAATCGAGACGACAGATATCTTTTCCTAAAACAAACCTATACCGAACTTTTCGGAAACACTGTGTTATGA
- a CDS encoding SDR family oxidoreductase translates to MDIQRLISELEQLAERTELLTSIEEKERLRLMIAAGKISRPARDEVRKRNRSVKTQRKELIAKEERKARALTGIRVARTETVFKAPLMITSSSWNWEKAEELHSPRNCYICKKEYTKLHFFYDSMCKECAELNYAKRFQSAPLDGQVAVITGSRLKIGYQSTLMLLRAGASVIATTRFPVDSAVRFSKEDDYHIWKHRLQVFGLDLRHTPSVEIFCSYLEEHLDRLDILVNNAAQTVRRPPGFYKHLLPLEQSPYSDLPKDVRNTLRFYEECKSQLHEVAGEKNLAMEKALPVAWTGKLPGIGIRSSAELAMIPYSHDNQKELETVFPEGKLDADLQQVDLRKTNSWRLKLGEVPTSELLEVQLINAIAPFVLCNRLVSIMRKDNTGTKHIINVSAMEGKFHRFKKEDRHPHTNMAKAALNMLTHTSASDFAKDGIYMNAVDTGWVTDEDPMELSLKKQELHDFQPPLDIVDGAARVLDPLFDGINTGKHWCGKFLKDYFPIDW, encoded by the coding sequence ATGGATATCCAAAGGCTCATTTCCGAATTAGAACAACTTGCCGAGCGAACAGAACTTCTCACAAGTATAGAGGAAAAGGAGCGTCTCCGTTTGATGATTGCGGCTGGTAAAATTTCTAGACCCGCAAGAGATGAAGTCCGCAAACGAAATCGCAGTGTAAAGACGCAAAGAAAAGAACTGATTGCCAAAGAAGAACGTAAGGCGCGGGCCCTAACAGGCATTCGGGTAGCAAGGACAGAAACCGTTTTTAAAGCACCACTTATGATAACGAGTAGTTCCTGGAACTGGGAAAAGGCCGAGGAGCTCCACTCACCAAGAAATTGTTATATTTGTAAAAAAGAATATACGAAATTACACTTTTTTTATGATTCCATGTGTAAGGAATGTGCAGAGCTGAATTATGCAAAAAGATTCCAGTCTGCGCCTTTAGATGGCCAGGTCGCTGTCATCACTGGTTCGCGCTTAAAGATTGGATACCAAAGTACTCTTATGTTACTGCGTGCTGGAGCTAGTGTGATTGCGACAACACGGTTCCCGGTAGACTCGGCAGTACGTTTTTCCAAAGAGGATGACTACCATATTTGGAAACATAGATTGCAAGTATTTGGCCTTGACCTACGGCATACGCCGAGTGTGGAAATTTTTTGTTCTTACCTCGAAGAGCATTTAGATCGTTTAGACATTCTAGTAAACAATGCCGCACAAACTGTCCGCAGACCACCAGGATTTTACAAACATCTTTTGCCTCTTGAACAAAGCCCCTACTCAGATTTACCAAAAGATGTGAGAAACACCCTGCGTTTTTATGAGGAATGTAAATCTCAGCTCCATGAAGTCGCAGGCGAAAAAAATTTGGCAATGGAAAAGGCCTTACCTGTGGCATGGACCGGAAAATTGCCAGGCATTGGCATCCGCTCCTCAGCTGAACTTGCCATGATCCCTTATTCTCATGACAACCAAAAGGAACTAGAAACCGTTTTCCCTGAAGGAAAATTGGATGCTGACCTACAACAAGTAGATCTTCGCAAAACAAATAGTTGGCGACTAAAACTTGGCGAGGTCCCTACTTCAGAGCTTTTAGAAGTCCAACTCATCAATGCCATTGCCCCCTTTGTCCTTTGCAATCGTCTGGTTAGCATTATGCGAAAAGACAACACAGGAACAAAACATATTATCAATGTTTCTGCCATGGAAGGAAAATTCCATCGCTTCAAAAAAGAGGACCGCCACCCCCATACCAATATGGCGAAGGCAGCATTGAATATGTTAACCCATACATCTGCAAGTGATTTTGCGAAAGATGGGATCTACATGAATGCGGTGGATACTGGTTGGGTGACTGATGAAGACCCAATGGAACTTTCCCTCAAAAAACAAGAGTTACATGATTTTCAACCACCATTGGATATCGTGGATGGCGCCGCACGAGTCCTTGACCCTCTCTTTGACGGGATCAATACAGGCAAACACTGGTGCGGAAAATTTCTAAAAGACTATTTCCCCATTGATTGGTAA
- a CDS encoding DUF6962 family protein, whose translation MVISTFLSDLFLSIVSLWIASRFWALSSVAARASFLGFGIIGISAGLGSLHFAGLTFHDPLYHFFVAMSGAVAVPLIGLAFFHLGIKSLSQNFFLIKVLSMTIGFLIFTYVFPFGLYQTIVGAVSMLVVIIVCLKKIGREQKGALLGLLGAVLFIVAGLVIGTKGARGPILNVDIFHVMLAFANYALGTSIQRLK comes from the coding sequence ATGGTCATTAGCACATTCCTTTCCGATCTGTTTCTCTCCATCGTAAGTTTATGGATTGCCTCTCGCTTTTGGGCACTGAGTTCTGTGGCGGCTCGAGCCTCATTCCTCGGATTTGGGATCATTGGCATTTCAGCAGGTTTGGGTTCTTTGCACTTTGCGGGGTTGACTTTCCACGACCCATTGTATCATTTTTTTGTCGCTATGTCTGGTGCTGTGGCTGTGCCTCTTATTGGCCTTGCCTTCTTTCATTTGGGAATCAAATCACTCAGCCAGAATTTTTTTCTCATCAAAGTCTTGAGCATGACCATCGGCTTTCTTATTTTTACTTATGTGTTTCCATTTGGCCTATACCAAACCATAGTTGGCGCAGTTTCTATGTTAGTTGTCATCATTGTTTGTTTAAAAAAAATCGGACGGGAACAGAAAGGAGCACTTTTGGGACTCCTAGGTGCTGTTCTTTTCATTGTAGCAGGTTTAGTGATAGGCACGAAAGGTGCGAGAGGGCCAATTTTGAATGTTGATATATTCCATGTCATGCTTGCCTTCGCAAACTATGCTCTTGGCACATCCATCCAAAGATTAAAGTAG
- a CDS encoding pseudouridine synthase produces the protein MKRERLDKVLSHLGFGSRTDVKRIIGEGRVSINLQIQKDPSFKISLEDELSVDSEILLRKEQYYFMMNKAPDCITATEDPKEKTVMDYLKGRHRRMPLFPVGRLDKETEGLLILTTDGDFAHRYTSPKHLIEKTYFALVQGEVTSKDQEKFKQGIRLEDGYQTLPAELTILEAGETSKVEIRIKEGKYRQIRRMFVMLEKEVLYLKRIQMGSISLDESLKVGEYRALTPLEEASL, from the coding sequence ATGAAACGGGAACGTTTGGATAAAGTATTATCCCATCTCGGTTTTGGATCGAGGACGGACGTAAAACGAATCATCGGCGAAGGAAGAGTCAGTATCAATTTACAGATTCAAAAAGATCCCTCCTTTAAAATTTCTCTCGAAGACGAGCTTTCTGTGGATTCCGAGATTCTCTTACGAAAAGAACAGTATTACTTTATGATGAATAAAGCCCCGGATTGTATCACAGCAACAGAAGATCCAAAAGAAAAGACAGTTATGGATTATTTGAAAGGAAGGCACAGGCGTATGCCACTCTTTCCCGTTGGGCGATTGGACAAAGAAACGGAAGGCCTTTTGATTCTAACAACGGATGGGGACTTTGCTCACAGGTATACATCTCCCAAACACCTAATTGAAAAGACATATTTCGCTTTGGTCCAAGGTGAAGTCACATCCAAAGACCAAGAAAAATTCAAACAGGGCATCCGTTTAGAAGATGGTTACCAAACTCTTCCAGCCGAACTCACGATTTTGGAAGCCGGTGAGACTTCAAAAGTGGAAATCCGTATTAAAGAAGGAAAGTATCGACAAATTCGCAGAATGTTTGTTATGTTAGAAAAGGAAGTTTTGTATCTTAAACGCATTCAAATGGGCTCAATTTCCTTAGATGAATCACTAAAAGTTGGAGAATACCGCGCTCTCACACCTTTGGAAGAGGCAAGTTTATAA
- a CDS encoding prenyltransferase: MILSWLKAARLPSQSYILTPLVLGLSIAQAQGGNLKFEILICLAIYSLCLQLYIIFANDYADQETDALNETFTLFSGGSRVLVTGERNPKEIRNAALLSMSLCIALSLYFSLASQSFLPFVLTILSLLLLFFYSYAPVKLSYRGGGEFLQMLGVGLVLPYYSFFLCQGNSYPWELLFVLLPLNLSCGIATSLPDQPSDKISNKKTIAVSFGPLAAKLILMFCEVVSLVSIYILFPAVSQTLLLGHILLFAIIALQLLCSNGIPGKLRLSVFVFLSILFNLSVQVWLILFFFQVT; encoded by the coding sequence ATGATCCTATCTTGGTTAAAAGCAGCAAGGCTTCCCTCCCAATCTTACATCCTCACACCTTTGGTTTTAGGTTTGTCCATAGCACAAGCGCAAGGCGGTAATTTAAAATTCGAGATCCTGATTTGTCTGGCCATCTATAGCCTTTGTTTGCAACTCTACATCATCTTTGCCAATGACTATGCCGACCAGGAAACCGATGCTCTGAACGAAACCTTCACCCTTTTTTCAGGAGGTTCTAGGGTTCTTGTGACTGGCGAAAGAAATCCCAAAGAGATTCGCAATGCGGCTTTGTTGAGTATGTCTCTCTGTATTGCCTTATCATTGTATTTTTCCCTTGCTAGCCAGTCCTTCCTTCCCTTTGTGCTCACCATCCTTTCTCTCCTTCTTCTATTCTTTTATAGTTATGCTCCTGTCAAACTCTCCTATCGTGGGGGTGGAGAGTTCTTACAAATGTTAGGTGTTGGTTTAGTTTTACCTTACTATTCCTTTTTTCTTTGCCAAGGAAATTCATATCCTTGGGAACTTCTTTTTGTTCTACTTCCCCTAAACCTTTCCTGTGGGATCGCCACTTCCTTGCCTGACCAACCTTCCGATAAAATCTCAAATAAAAAAACGATCGCCGTGAGTTTTGGCCCTTTGGCGGCCAAGTTGATTCTCATGTTTTGTGAAGTCGTCTCACTTGTTTCTATATACATCCTTTTCCCAGCTGTAAGCCAAACTTTGTTACTAGGCCATATCCTCCTGTTTGCAATCATCGCATTACAGTTATTATGCTCCAACGGGATTCCTGGTAAACTTCGTCTGTCCGTTTTTGTTTTTTTATCCATTTTATTCAATCTTTCCGTACAAGTTTGGCTAATTCTTTTTTTCTTTCAGGTCACATGA
- a CDS encoding DNA polymerase domain-containing protein, with the protein MKAFVSHTLGYLFDIYHSEEKIFLWTKDKQGKMKLFIDRYYPVIYARGSKEVLKKLVKRFYDLDALAEIPSFEEKVLFYENKTIPVLRLVISKPSILPKITKKLYALYGKYDIYHTDIEVPISYMVEKGIYPLCELEIFSETVGREEVIRSIRSLTQISDLEYSLPPLKTISLTLEKSQRIPIPRNRILLRTEENEYNIQERSTEGMLAEINTIIEKEDPDIVLSAYGDQVIFPFLFAEAQRLKIPLAFDRDKTAPIRRQIQTKGTSFNTYGTIVFRAASYPLFGRWHIDSRNSFVFKEAELLGIVELARISRLPIQKIARASTGKALTYIEVDVALKKKYLVPWQKSAVESPKTANQLLNADRGGLIFQPEISQGFVLENVAQLDFAQMYPSIMVIHNVSPECVNCICCKDDPDVPRVPKIGYTICNKRRGIVSDALKHVLERRAYYKKRKKETSGLLSEAYNAKQSSLKWMLVTSFGYLGYRNAKFGRLESHESVTAFGREKLLTAKEVSEEQGYQLIHAITDSIFIQKKDKTPFTSEELGDLCDEIYKRTQIRMDVDGIYSWLIFPPSTMDANMPVANRYIGRFETGALKSRGVYSRRKDMPLLIRKAQLDIIDLMCQKKSIEDIKTIEDSVLEIFRHYDALLKNGTASWRELLIQRSTSQEAEEYEVDGATSISLKQLLEMGMEVQAGEKIRYLVSNRRADSKENRYTPEEKIQSLKDPKLVRYDKEYYRSLLLQAFKEIWFPFASFSDFQDLVSEEQKLPFFFR; encoded by the coding sequence GTGAAAGCATTTGTTTCACATACACTTGGCTATCTCTTTGATATCTACCATTCCGAAGAGAAAATTTTTCTTTGGACCAAAGATAAACAAGGCAAAATGAAACTATTCATTGATAGATACTATCCTGTAATCTATGCCCGAGGGTCCAAAGAAGTCCTCAAAAAATTGGTCAAACGATTCTATGATTTAGATGCTCTCGCAGAAATTCCTAGTTTTGAAGAAAAGGTTCTCTTCTATGAAAACAAAACCATACCTGTACTGAGGTTAGTGATTTCCAAACCTAGCATCCTACCCAAAATCACAAAAAAGTTATACGCTCTCTATGGGAAGTATGACATATACCATACCGATATTGAAGTACCGATTAGTTACATGGTAGAAAAAGGGATCTACCCTCTTTGCGAATTGGAAATATTTTCTGAAACCGTAGGGCGCGAAGAAGTGATCCGAAGCATTCGCTCTCTCACACAGATTTCAGACTTAGAATATAGTTTACCTCCCTTAAAAACCATTTCTCTGACTTTAGAAAAAAGCCAAAGGATTCCCATTCCACGGAACCGCATCTTACTCAGAACAGAAGAAAATGAATACAACATCCAAGAAAGATCTACTGAAGGGATGTTGGCTGAAATCAATACCATCATAGAAAAAGAGGACCCTGATATCGTTTTGTCGGCTTACGGAGATCAGGTGATTTTCCCTTTTTTATTTGCAGAGGCGCAACGATTAAAAATCCCATTGGCCTTTGACCGAGACAAAACTGCCCCCATTCGAAGACAAATCCAAACAAAAGGGACAAGTTTTAATACATATGGAACCATTGTCTTTCGTGCGGCTTCCTATCCATTATTTGGTCGTTGGCATATTGATTCACGAAATAGTTTTGTCTTCAAAGAAGCCGAACTATTAGGCATTGTTGAACTGGCACGTATTTCACGATTGCCCATCCAAAAGATAGCTCGTGCATCTACGGGCAAGGCCTTAACATATATAGAAGTTGATGTGGCTCTGAAAAAAAAATATTTGGTTCCCTGGCAAAAAAGTGCAGTTGAGTCCCCTAAAACCGCCAATCAATTGCTAAATGCAGATAGAGGAGGATTGATCTTCCAACCAGAGATTTCCCAAGGATTTGTTCTGGAAAATGTAGCACAGCTTGACTTTGCTCAAATGTATCCAAGTATCATGGTCATACACAATGTATCTCCTGAATGTGTGAATTGTATTTGTTGCAAAGATGATCCTGATGTCCCTCGAGTTCCCAAAATCGGCTATACCATCTGTAATAAACGAAGGGGTATTGTGTCCGATGCACTCAAACATGTTTTAGAAAGGCGCGCTTACTACAAAAAAAGAAAAAAAGAAACATCAGGTCTTCTCTCGGAAGCGTACAATGCAAAACAATCCAGCTTAAAATGGATGTTGGTAACATCCTTTGGCTACTTGGGCTATCGAAATGCAAAGTTTGGTCGCTTGGAAAGCCATGAATCAGTGACTGCGTTTGGACGGGAAAAACTCCTTACCGCAAAAGAAGTCTCTGAAGAACAAGGTTACCAACTCATCCATGCCATTACAGATAGTATCTTTATCCAAAAAAAAGACAAAACTCCATTTACTAGCGAAGAATTGGGAGATCTATGTGATGAGATATACAAACGCACACAAATTCGAATGGATGTAGATGGCATCTATTCATGGTTAATCTTTCCTCCTTCCACAATGGATGCAAACATGCCAGTAGCCAATCGTTATATAGGTAGATTTGAAACGGGTGCTTTAAAATCAAGAGGTGTCTATTCAAGAAGAAAGGATATGCCTCTTTTAATCAGAAAGGCACAATTAGATATCATAGATTTGATGTGCCAAAAAAAAAGCATCGAGGACATAAAAACCATAGAGGACTCTGTGTTAGAAATTTTTCGCCATTATGATGCTTTGTTAAAGAATGGAACTGCCTCTTGGAGAGAACTTTTGATCCAAAGATCTACCTCGCAAGAAGCAGAAGAATACGAAGTGGATGGCGCGACATCCATTTCCCTTAAACAGCTGTTAGAAATGGGTATGGAGGTGCAAGCAGGTGAAAAGATTCGTTACCTCGTGTCCAACAGGCGAGCCGATAGCAAAGAAAATCGATATACACCGGAAGAAAAGATACAATCGCTAAAAGACCCCAAATTGGTCCGGTATGACAAAGAATACTATCGTTCTCTCCTCCTACAGGCCTTCAAAGAAATCTGGTTTCCTTTTGCGAGCTTCTCTGACTTCCAAGACCTAGTCTCAGAAGAACAAAAACTACCATTCTTTTTTCGCTAA
- a CDS encoding lycopene cyclase domain-containing protein, which produces MNPSILSYHFLTLSLLFCIPGLVVYLLRSDLRQVIHILAIVSIPFGFTEFLFYPSYWEPKFLFDLVHVLGFGIEDLLFVIGLSAFTSTSYPFFFRKQFAKWEGRGFSPKYRILLLVLLFVTLVPTVHAMGIHLIYGAPLIMLSFSSILLFLRRDLLIPAVLGGVSSTIVYSILCFLLLWIYPSIFDLTWHTQKFLNIRWFGIPLEELIYAFSSGLAATLFYPFVFSFRFVSF; this is translated from the coding sequence ATGAACCCTTCGATTTTATCATATCATTTCTTAACACTCTCCCTTTTGTTTTGTATCCCGGGGCTTGTTGTGTATCTCCTCCGAAGTGACCTCCGACAGGTGATCCATATCCTTGCCATTGTCTCCATTCCATTTGGCTTTACAGAATTTTTATTTTATCCAAGCTATTGGGAGCCCAAGTTTCTATTTGATTTGGTCCATGTACTTGGATTTGGGATTGAGGATCTTTTGTTTGTCATTGGACTTTCCGCATTCACCTCTACAAGTTATCCTTTCTTTTTTCGAAAACAATTCGCTAAATGGGAAGGGAGAGGTTTTTCTCCCAAATACCGCATCCTACTTTTGGTTTTACTCTTTGTGACTCTAGTTCCTACAGTTCATGCCATGGGCATCCATTTAATTTATGGAGCTCCCCTCATCATGTTAAGTTTTAGCTCTATCTTACTTTTTTTACGTAGAGATCTACTCATACCAGCGGTCTTAGGTGGCGTTTCCTCCACAATCGTATATTCTATCCTTTGTTTCCTTTTGCTTTGGATCTACCCGAGTATCTTTGATCTCACATGGCATACGCAAAAGTTTTTGAACATTCGATGGTTTGGCATTCCCTTAGAAGAACTCATCTATGCATTCTCCTCCGGGCTTGCGGCTACACTCTTCTATCCGTTTGTCTTTTCTTTTCGGTTTGTTTCTTTTTGA